In Jannaschia sp. W003, the genomic stretch CTAACCCCGACCGAACCCCTCGGGAGGCGCCGATGCTCGGCTGGAAGCTCTTCGTTCGCGCGGTCACGCTCGTGACCGACCACCTGCCGGCGGCACTGCGCCTGTCGCTGCTGCCCTATGCGGCGGTGGTGCTGGTGGACGCCGCGCTGACGCTGCGCTGGCCCGAGGCGGCGCGCAACTTCGATCCCGCCACCCCGCCGCCCGCCGGCTTCGGCGGCGCTTCGCTGCTGGCGCTGGTGGTCAGCCTCGCGGCCTCGCTGTGGATCGCGGTGAACTGGCACCGCTACACCCTGCGCGGCGAGCCGCCCCGGGGCTGGGTGCCGCCGCTGCACGGGGCGCACGCGCTGCGCTACCTCGGCCGCTCCATGGGCGTGGGGCTGGTGGTGGCCGCGGCGGTGCTGATCATCGGCATCGTGGCCGCGCCCTTCGCGGCGGTGATCGGGCCGGGCGTGATGGCGGGGGTGGTGCCCGTGGCCGGGTTCTTCGTGGGGCTGGTGCTGTTCTACCGCCTCGGCCTCGCGCTGCCGGCCGCGGCGGTCGACGCGCCGCTGAACTTCGGCGACGCCTGGCGCCGGACGCAGGGCATGACCGGCCCATGCGCGGTGCTGGCGCTGCTGACCGCGGCGACCGCGCTGCTGCTGCAGGTTCCCACGATCCTCGACGGCCCCGACGCGGGCGCGGTGACCGTGATCTACCAGGCGGTCGCGGGCTGGATCTCGCTGATGGTGGGAGTGGGCACGCTGAGCGCGCTCTACGGGCATCTGGTCGAGGACTGGCCCGTTGACTGACGCCGCCGCCGCGGCGGCCGCCGGCTTCGCCGCGCGCGCCCGCGCCGCGACCGAGGCCATGCGCGCGGTGTTCCCGGCCACGCCGCTCCTGCGCAACGACTTCCTGTCGGCGCGCCACGGCGCCGACGTCTGGCTCAAGCGCGAGGACCTGACGCCCGTGCGCTCCTACAAGCTGCGCGGCGCGTTCAACGCCATGCGCGCGCTGGACGGGCAGGCCGTGGCCTGCGCGAGCGCGGGCAACCACGCGCAGGGTGTGGCGTGGATGTGCGCGCAGATGGGGCTGCGGGGCGTGATCTTCATGCCGGTCACTACGCCGGGGCAGAAGATCGACAAGACCCGCGCCTTCGGCGGCAGGCATGTCGAGATCCGCCTCGTGGGCGACTTCTTCGACGACACGCTGGCCGCCGCGCAGGCGTGGTGCGCCGAGTCGGGCGCGCACTTCCTGTCGCCCTTCGACGACTGGGACGTGATCGAGGGGCAGGCCAGCGTCGCGGTGGAGATGCTGGAGCAGCTCGGCGGCCCGCCCGACGTGCTGGTGGTGCCCGTGGGCGGGGGCGGGCTGTCGGCGGGCATGCTGCGCTACCTGCGCGCCGAGGGCGCGATGCCCGAGGTGCGGCTGGTGGAGCCGGCGGGCGGCGCGAGCCTTGCCGCGGCCTTGCGCGAGGGCCACCCCGTGACGCTGCCCGACGTCGACACCTTCGTGGACGGCGCCGCCGTGGCGCGCATCGGCGCGCGCCCCTTCGAGGTTCTGCGCCAGGTGCCGCCCCAGCACGTTCTGCGCGTGCCCGAGGGACGGCTCTGCGTGACGATCCAGGAGATGCTGAACGTCGAGGGCATCGTGCTCGAGCCGGCCGGTGCGCTGGCCATTGACGCGCTGCGCGACCTCGGCCCCGAGATCGAGGGGCGGCGGGTGGTCTGCGTCGCCACGGGCGGTAACTTCGACTTCGAGCGGCTGCCGGACGTCAAGGAGCGCGCGATGCGCTTCGCGGGCACCAAGAAGTACTTCGTGCTGCGCATGCCCCAGCGCCCCGGCGCGCTGCGCGACTTCTTGGAGCTGCTCGGCCCCGACGACGACATCGCCCGCTTCGAGTACCTCAAGAAGTCGACGCGCAACTTCGGCTCGGTGCTGATCGGCATCGAGAGCACCGATCCGGGTTCCCTGCGCGCCCTCGAGGCGCGCATGGGGGGCCTGGGCATGCAGTGGCGCGACATCACCGACGATCCCACGCTGGGCGAGCTTGTGATCTGAGGGCGCCCGCCGGCCGCGCCCGCCCCAGTCGGCCACCGTCCTATCCCCGCGCCAGCACCGCGGCGCGGCTGCGGGCGACCAGCGCCGCGATCGCCGCGCCCGAGGCCGCGCGGCCCGCGGGCGCCGCCTCGGCCGCCTCGGCGGCGGCCCGCGCCAGCGCCCCGAGTCCGATGTTGAGAGCGCCCGAGCGCAGGAAGTGCGTGGCCTTGGCATGCTCCGCGTCGCCGAGGCCCGAGGCGAGGCGCGCCACCTCAGCCGACGCCTCGTCGAGGAACATCAGGAGCACCGCCGACAGATCCTCCTCGCCAACCTCCTCGGCGAGTTCGGCGAGGCGGTCGAGGTCGAGCAGCGGGTCTTCGGCGAGCGTGTCCATGCCCTCCTCCTGCCGCGCGGGGGTTAAGGCGGGGTCAACGCCCGGCGCCGTCTCGCTCGCATTCTCCCCTTAACCCCCCCTTCACGCCTCGCGGGCCAGCACCGCGCCGATGGACGGATCCCAACCCTGCCCGGCGCCCCCGCGGCCCGGCGCCCCGCCCGGCGCGGACCGGCCCGTGGTGCTCGTGGTCGACGACAGCGCCGCGCAGCGGCGACTGGTCTGCGCGGTGCTGGCGCGGATGGACCTGCAGGTGCTCGCGGCCGACTGCCCGCACGAGGCACTCGCCCTCGTGGCGGGACGGGGGGCCGCGCCGGTCGACATGGTGATCTCGGGCTGGCAGCTTCCGGGCATGGACGGTCCCGCGTTCTGCCGCGCCTTCCGCGCCCTCGGGGCGGAGCGCTACACCTACTTCCTCCTGACCACCGCGCAGAGCGACGGCCGCGCCAAGGCGCTCGGCCTCGACGCGGGCGCCGACGACTTCGTGACCCGCCCCGTGGGCATGGCCGAGCTGCGCGCACGCGTGCGCGCCGGCCTGCGCATGATCGCCATGCAGGAGGATCTGCGCCAGCGGAACGCCGAGGTCGCCGCCGCGCTGGGCGAGCTGCAGGCGATCCAGGACGCCGTGAACCGCGACCTGGTCGAAGCGCGCCGCATCCAACGCGCCTTCCTTCCCCCCGACGGTTCGCGGATCGGCGGCCACGCGATCGGCCTGCGCCTCCTGACCCAGGGGCCGGTGGGGGGCGACCTGCTGGGCCACTTCGCGCTCGGCGACGGGCGTCTCGCACTCTACTCGATCGACGTGTCCGGCCACGGCATCGCCTCGGCG encodes the following:
- the ilvA gene encoding threonine ammonia-lyase IlvA, translated to MRAVFPATPLLRNDFLSARHGADVWLKREDLTPVRSYKLRGAFNAMRALDGQAVACASAGNHAQGVAWMCAQMGLRGVIFMPVTTPGQKIDKTRAFGGRHVEIRLVGDFFDDTLAAAQAWCAESGAHFLSPFDDWDVIEGQASVAVEMLEQLGGPPDVLVVPVGGGGLSAGMLRYLRAEGAMPEVRLVEPAGGASLAAALREGHPVTLPDVDTFVDGAAVARIGARPFEVLRQVPPQHVLRVPEGRLCVTIQEMLNVEGIVLEPAGALAIDALRDLGPEIEGRRVVCVATGGNFDFERLPDVKERAMRFAGTKKYFVLRMPQRPGALRDFLELLGPDDDIARFEYLKKSTRNFGSVLIGIESTDPGSLRALEARMGGLGMQWRDITDDPTLGELVI
- a CDS encoding histidine kinase, which encodes MDTLAEDPLLDLDRLAELAEEVGEEDLSAVLLMFLDEASAEVARLASGLGDAEHAKATHFLRSGALNIGLGALARAAAEAAEAAPAGRAASGAAIAALVARSRAAVLARG
- a CDS encoding PP2C family protein-serine/threonine phosphatase, which codes for MDGSQPCPAPPRPGAPPGADRPVVLVVDDSAAQRRLVCAVLARMDLQVLAADCPHEALALVAGRGAAPVDMVISGWQLPGMDGPAFCRAFRALGAERYTYFLLTTAQSDGRAKALGLDAGADDFVTRPVGMAELRARVRAGLRMIAMQEDLRQRNAEVAAALGELQAIQDAVNRDLVEARRIQRAFLPPDGSRIGGHAIGLRLLTQGPVGGDLLGHFALGDGRLALYSIDVSGHGIASALLAGRLAGLFAADDGGRNVAHRDPRGPPDPPETVMARVNAIMLGGLCEDIYFTAALAYLDRATGALELCQAGHPHPLLRRADGRVEALGDGGPPVGLFGGARFERTHARLHPGDALLLYTDGLTECTDAGGAMLGDEGLAALLARTGDAAPAAALDGIEAGLRAHASPVPFDDDVSMLLIRRDAG